Proteins encoded within one genomic window of Gemmatimonadales bacterium:
- a CDS encoding PAS domain-containing protein, whose translation MIVADTALAHQKTSAPAAAVPDTATAIAHEELLRAAMEAAQLGMWYRLTGVDRLLWGGHAADLLAGHGEVTDLHQAAELIHADDRKRFLDTIDAARRSGKPFSLDVRAVRPGGEIRWVAIWGRLIHDEAGAEVRSVGVFRDITDQRLLEHQLTQSHRVEAIGHLAAGIAHEINTPTQYAGDNLRFLAEGFRRLMAFVNEQTDVLERAGIDPAEAERLRRISDAIDLPFLTAEIPRAIQQARDGVRRVGEIVSGVKSFAHPGSGEREATDLNELITATLALSRNEWKYVATMDTDLDPELPPVACLRSEVQQAVLNLVINAAHAVADARPNGTGDERGRITVRTRVVDSDVEISVSDTGPGIPDAIKPRIFDLFFTTKKVGRGTGQGLPLVHDVVVKKHGGSVRFDTVLGCGTTFYLRLPRAWTPSEAS comes from the coding sequence ATGATCGTGGCCGATACGGCCCTTGCACATCAGAAGACTTCAGCGCCGGCTGCGGCCGTCCCTGACACCGCGACGGCCATCGCGCACGAGGAACTCCTCCGTGCGGCGATGGAAGCTGCGCAGCTCGGCATGTGGTATCGCCTCACGGGAGTGGACCGACTGCTCTGGGGGGGACATGCGGCTGATCTCCTTGCGGGGCATGGCGAGGTCACCGACCTCCATCAGGCTGCCGAGTTGATCCACGCCGATGACCGGAAGCGTTTCCTGGACACGATTGACGCCGCTCGTCGCTCGGGCAAGCCGTTTTCCCTCGACGTCCGGGCAGTCCGGCCCGGGGGCGAGATCCGCTGGGTCGCCATCTGGGGGCGGCTCATCCACGACGAGGCGGGCGCCGAAGTCCGGTCCGTCGGCGTCTTTCGTGACATTACCGACCAGCGTCTGCTGGAGCATCAGCTGACCCAGTCTCATCGGGTCGAAGCCATCGGCCACCTTGCTGCCGGCATTGCCCACGAGATCAATACCCCGACGCAGTACGCCGGCGACAACCTCCGCTTTCTGGCGGAGGGATTCCGCCGCCTGATGGCGTTCGTGAACGAGCAGACGGATGTGCTCGAGCGCGCCGGAATCGATCCGGCGGAGGCCGAGCGCCTGCGGCGAATCAGCGACGCGATCGACCTCCCCTTCCTCACCGCTGAGATTCCTCGTGCGATCCAGCAGGCGCGAGACGGGGTGCGCCGGGTCGGCGAGATCGTGAGCGGCGTGAAGAGTTTTGCCCATCCGGGATCCGGCGAACGGGAGGCCACCGACCTGAACGAACTCATCACCGCCACGCTTGCCCTGTCGCGCAACGAGTGGAAGTATGTCGCCACCATGGATACCGACCTCGACCCGGAGCTGCCGCCGGTTGCCTGCCTCCGGAGCGAGGTACAACAGGCAGTGCTGAACCTCGTCATCAACGCCGCCCACGCCGTGGCCGACGCGCGACCTAATGGCACCGGCGACGAGCGGGGCCGGATCACGGTCCGGACTCGGGTGGTCGACTCGGACGTCGAGATCTCGGTCAGCGACACCGGCCCTGGCATTCCCGACGCCATCAAGCCGCGAATCTTCGACCTGTTCTTTACCACCAAGAAAGTCGGCCGGGGCACCGGGCAGGGTCTCCCGCTGGTCCACGATGTCGTCGTCAAGAAGCACGGCGGCTCGGTCCGCTTCGACACGGTGCTCGGTTGCGGAACGACCTTCTACCTGCGCCTCCCGAGAGCGTGGACGCCGTCGGAGGCATCATGA
- a CDS encoding HDOD domain-containing protein gives MRRILFVDDEPRILEGMRRVLRSRRDEWEAVFISSPTDALLECNRTPFDIVVSDMRMPEMDGATFLGAIAEQWPGTVRLVLTGQTDARNALMATRVAHQFIAKPCEAAALQAVLDRACLLRDLITDPIQEAIVGSAETLPTVPAVYRLLTELLSQDEVTVTDVAAVVERDASLAAKVLQLVNSSFFGPSREVMSIEWAVSLLGSRLIQSLAMVHGVFRSIEELALPIAFDPKREQAHAIAVGALARRLAPAPGDMEAAFSAGLLHDVGRLLLASRGPDRYDAVVEHADAHGIPMHEAEQAVLGTTHANLGAYALGLWGLPWSIIGAARFHHAPALDPDPAGLAIVIHAADVLVREQTSEGREARRHPAELDEAALAARGFGDAIPRWRELAADLVLAP, from the coding sequence ATGAGGCGGATCCTCTTCGTCGACGACGAACCCCGTATCCTCGAAGGCATGCGCCGAGTGCTGCGCAGCAGACGAGACGAATGGGAGGCAGTCTTCATCAGCAGCCCGACCGATGCGCTCCTCGAGTGCAACCGCACACCGTTCGACATCGTGGTCAGCGACATGCGGATGCCCGAAATGGACGGCGCCACCTTCCTTGGCGCAATTGCCGAGCAGTGGCCTGGCACTGTCCGCCTCGTTCTGACCGGTCAGACCGATGCCCGGAACGCGCTGATGGCCACCCGGGTGGCACACCAGTTCATCGCCAAACCCTGCGAGGCGGCGGCGCTCCAGGCGGTGCTGGACCGTGCCTGCCTGCTGCGCGACCTGATCACCGATCCGATCCAGGAGGCAATCGTCGGCAGTGCCGAGACGCTCCCGACCGTTCCTGCCGTGTACCGGCTGCTCACTGAACTCCTGTCCCAGGACGAAGTGACGGTCACGGACGTTGCGGCCGTGGTCGAGCGCGATGCCTCTCTCGCGGCCAAAGTGCTGCAGCTGGTCAACTCCTCGTTCTTCGGACCTAGCCGTGAAGTGATGAGCATCGAGTGGGCCGTGAGCCTGCTTGGCAGCCGGTTGATCCAGTCGCTCGCCATGGTGCATGGGGTCTTCCGTTCGATCGAAGAGCTCGCGCTGCCGATTGCGTTCGACCCGAAACGTGAACAAGCCCATGCAATTGCGGTGGGTGCGCTGGCCCGTCGGCTTGCGCCTGCCCCCGGCGACATGGAGGCGGCCTTCTCGGCCGGCCTGCTGCACGATGTCGGACGCCTCCTGCTCGCCAGCCGCGGTCCGGATCGCTACGACGCAGTCGTCGAGCATGCCGACGCCCACGGCATTCCCATGCACGAAGCGGAACAAGCCGTGCTCGGCACCACGCACGCCAACCTGGGCGCGTATGCGCTCGGACTCTGGGGACTGCCGTGGTCGATCATCGGCGCGGCGCGGTTTCACCACGCGCCCGCCCTGGACCCCGACCCAGCCGGGCTCGCAATCGTTATCCATGCGGCCGACGTGCTGGTCCGGGAACAAACCTCCGAGGGCCGGGAGGCCCGCCGCCATCCGGCCGAGCTCGACGAGGCGGCCCTCGCGGCCCGCGGCTTCGGCGATGCCATTCCCCGCTGGCGCGAGCTGGCGGCGGACCTGGTACTCGCACCATGA
- a CDS encoding response regulator: MSRLLHRRFDVTGAADGNQAIALAAERQFTVVISDYSMPGMNGVSLLRTIRTMQPDAVRILLTGQADLSAAIDAVNEGSIFRFLEKPCASETLIGALDAACIQHDLVVGERVLLERTLHGSVAALVDILAISQPGAFGRASRVKRLAHDIAGDLEVPNWWAVDVAAMVSQIGTISLAPSVVDKLSTGAGLTQEETAAVAEIPRVAARIIANIPRLDAVRAILLGIGRPAGSSTDETPLGARLLTLAFAFDDLLTASVEPEEAVRRLTSHIDRYDPDLLARLHALHQPQQEAPPVREVTLDAVQPGMIFVTDVRTADGKLLIARGQEATEGLVTRINNYWADLPIAGAVYVTTGTGPA; encoded by the coding sequence ATGAGCAGACTGCTGCATCGGCGCTTCGACGTCACCGGCGCGGCCGACGGCAATCAGGCAATCGCGCTCGCCGCCGAGCGCCAGTTCACGGTCGTGATTTCCGACTACAGCATGCCGGGCATGAACGGTGTCAGCCTGCTTCGCACCATCCGGACCATGCAGCCGGACGCCGTCCGGATCCTGCTCACGGGACAAGCGGATCTCTCCGCAGCAATCGACGCAGTCAACGAAGGCAGCATCTTCCGGTTCCTGGAAAAGCCGTGCGCATCCGAGACATTGATCGGTGCGCTCGATGCGGCTTGCATCCAGCACGACCTGGTGGTGGGCGAGCGGGTCTTGCTCGAACGGACCCTGCACGGGAGCGTCGCCGCGCTGGTCGATATCCTGGCCATCTCGCAGCCGGGCGCGTTCGGGCGGGCCAGTCGAGTCAAGCGGCTCGCTCACGACATCGCGGGAGACCTGGAAGTTCCCAACTGGTGGGCCGTCGACGTCGCCGCCATGGTCTCTCAGATCGGTACCATCTCGCTGGCCCCTTCTGTGGTCGACAAGCTCTCAACTGGCGCCGGGCTGACCCAGGAGGAAACCGCAGCGGTCGCCGAAATCCCCCGCGTCGCCGCGCGGATCATTGCCAACATTCCGCGCCTCGATGCGGTGCGCGCCATCCTGCTGGGCATCGGACGACCGGCCGGATCGAGTACCGATGAGACGCCGCTCGGCGCCCGGCTGCTGACCCTCGCCTTTGCCTTCGACGATTTGCTCACAGCGAGTGTCGAGCCTGAGGAGGCGGTGCGCCGCCTCACCAGTCACATCGACCGGTACGATCCCGACCTGCTGGCCCGCCTCCACGCGCTCCACCAGCCGCAGCAGGAGGCCCCGCCGGTCCGGGAGGTCACACTCGACGCGGTGCAGCCGGGCATGATCTTCGTAACCGACGTCCGCACGGCGGACGGCAAACTGCTGATTGCTCGAGGGCAGGAGGCGACCGAGGGGTTGGTGACGCGCATCAACAACTACTGGGCCGACCTGCCCATCGCCGGTGCTGTCTACGTGACCACGGGCACGGGCCCCGCATGA
- a CDS encoding HAMP domain-containing protein, translated as MSGPRYGSLRLRFIVAMVAMLLLVVAAFGIIAHQVVRRSAKEAAVARLQSVARQFVTMATPGFLDARSRLTAAATDPLLQTALRTGERSEGLEGTLRALAPANNPLNTVSLGSPAGDIVAAAGDLAPMPPYRRADTATVGPLFVAHDTVFLEVSVPVRTGDTTVGHLVQTTRLVAAATAIAQLTNMIGPEAVLLLGNQDGSVWTDLRRVVQRPPPASEGREYDREGRLRVAGSQPFAGLPLAVAIEMPADQALTPARSLAQGFLGIGLLVTGLGAALAWWVARTITEPLGSLTRAAQAIAGGGSLTPPPMPVARRDEIGTLARAFTAMTDQVRTGVETLESQVSTRTAQLSDALAQLEAAQKDLVRKERLATLGQLSSSVGHELRNPLGVMTNAVYYLEATQRDATPKVREYLGIIRNQIRISEKIVADLLDYARVNPPQRSAVPVDAFIDDALTRVSIPASVTVVKGIDGAATMLVDSVQIGQVVINLFSNAVQAMEPNGGTLTIRARVDGGCVVIEVADTGPGISDENREHIFEPLFTTKARGIGLGLAVSRGLARANGGDLAFETALGRGTTFTLTVPSAG; from the coding sequence ATGAGCGGGCCCCGGTACGGCTCGCTTCGCCTTCGGTTCATCGTGGCGATGGTGGCGATGCTCCTCCTGGTCGTTGCGGCGTTCGGCATCATCGCCCACCAGGTGGTGCGTCGCAGCGCCAAGGAAGCTGCGGTCGCACGCCTGCAGTCGGTAGCCCGGCAGTTCGTCACCATGGCCACCCCCGGGTTCCTCGATGCGCGCAGCAGACTCACCGCCGCCGCAACGGATCCCCTGCTGCAGACGGCGCTCCGAACCGGCGAGAGGTCCGAGGGGCTCGAGGGAACGTTGCGTGCCCTGGCACCGGCAAACAATCCGCTCAATACCGTCAGCCTGGGGAGCCCGGCCGGCGACATCGTGGCGGCTGCGGGTGACCTCGCACCGATGCCGCCGTACCGGCGAGCGGACACGGCGACCGTTGGCCCGCTTTTCGTGGCGCACGACACTGTCTTCCTCGAGGTCAGCGTGCCGGTTCGAACCGGCGACACGACCGTCGGTCACCTGGTCCAAACGACGCGTCTTGTGGCCGCCGCGACGGCCATCGCGCAACTGACCAACATGATCGGGCCCGAGGCGGTCCTGTTGCTCGGAAATCAGGACGGGTCGGTCTGGACCGACTTGCGGCGCGTCGTACAGCGGCCACCCCCCGCAAGCGAGGGTCGGGAGTATGATCGGGAGGGACGGCTCCGGGTCGCGGGGAGTCAGCCATTTGCCGGGCTGCCGCTGGCGGTGGCGATCGAGATGCCCGCCGATCAGGCCCTGACGCCGGCACGGTCGCTGGCGCAGGGGTTTCTCGGCATCGGCCTCCTCGTCACGGGGTTGGGTGCTGCCCTCGCCTGGTGGGTTGCCCGCACCATCACCGAGCCGCTCGGTTCGCTGACCCGGGCCGCCCAGGCAATTGCCGGGGGCGGCAGCCTTACGCCACCCCCGATGCCGGTCGCACGGCGCGACGAGATCGGGACCCTGGCGCGCGCCTTCACCGCGATGACGGACCAGGTGCGCACCGGCGTCGAAACCCTCGAAAGTCAGGTCAGCACCCGTACCGCGCAGCTCTCCGACGCGCTGGCCCAGCTGGAAGCGGCACAGAAGGACTTGGTTCGCAAAGAGCGACTCGCAACGCTGGGGCAGCTGTCCAGCAGCGTCGGGCACGAATTGCGCAACCCGCTCGGCGTGATGACCAATGCCGTCTACTACCTCGAGGCAACCCAGCGCGACGCGACGCCCAAGGTGCGTGAGTACCTCGGCATCATCCGAAACCAGATCCGGATCTCGGAGAAGATTGTCGCAGACCTGCTCGACTACGCTCGGGTCAATCCGCCCCAGCGAAGCGCGGTCCCCGTGGACGCCTTCATCGACGACGCCCTGACCCGCGTCTCGATTCCGGCCTCCGTGACCGTCGTGAAGGGGATCGACGGGGCCGCGACCATGCTGGTCGACTCCGTGCAGATCGGCCAGGTCGTCATCAATCTCTTCAGCAATGCGGTCCAGGCCATGGAGCCAAACGGTGGCACGCTGACGATCCGCGCTCGGGTCGACGGAGGCTGCGTAGTCATCGAGGTCGCTGACACCGGCCCGGGCATCAGCGACGAGAATCGCGAACACATCTTCGAACCGTTGTTCACCACCAAGGCCCGGGGTATCGGGCTAGGCCTCGCCGTCTCGCGCGGCCTGGCCCGCGCCAATGGCGGCGATCTCGCCTTCGAGACAGCGCTCGGACGCGGGACGACGTTTACTCTGACCGTACCGAGCGCCGGATGA
- a CDS encoding response regulator: MTAKRILVVDDDRGMVETLCDILEINGWATSRAFDGEDAVRLAREQSVDVVLMDIRMPRLNGVKALQAIKQDRPGTRIILMTAFAAQELIAEAEGAGVLQILRKPVELSALLAFLERARHEIRSVLVVDDEPEFLDTLCELLTTKGLTPVKARTVDEAVARMTSDRPTAVLLDLRLNHVDPKAGILAIREVDPSVLLILYSGHKDHLDRTMEDAPDGLIDAAFTKPLPIDRLLEVLHVDRH; the protein is encoded by the coding sequence ATGACTGCCAAACGGATCCTCGTCGTCGACGACGACCGCGGAATGGTCGAGACGCTTTGCGATATCCTCGAAATTAACGGCTGGGCGACCTCCCGCGCCTTCGATGGTGAGGATGCCGTCCGCCTGGCACGCGAGCAATCCGTCGACGTCGTCCTGATGGACATCCGGATGCCCCGCCTGAACGGCGTCAAAGCCCTCCAGGCAATCAAGCAAGACCGGCCGGGTACCCGGATCATCCTGATGACGGCCTTTGCTGCGCAGGAACTGATCGCCGAGGCCGAGGGGGCCGGGGTGCTGCAGATTCTGCGCAAACCAGTCGAGCTGTCGGCGCTGTTGGCGTTCCTCGAGAGGGCACGGCACGAGATCCGCTCCGTTCTGGTCGTCGACGACGAGCCAGAGTTCCTCGACACCCTGTGCGAGCTGCTCACCACCAAGGGCCTCACGCCAGTCAAGGCGCGCACCGTGGACGAAGCCGTGGCCCGGATGACGTCCGACCGGCCAACCGCCGTCCTGCTCGACCTGCGGCTCAACCACGTCGATCCGAAGGCCGGCATCCTGGCGATCCGCGAGGTCGACCCGTCCGTCCTGCTCATCCTCTACAGCGGCCACAAGGATCACCTGGACCGGACCATGGAGGATGCGCCCGATGGCCTGATCGACGCCGCGTTCACCAAACCGCTACCCATCGACCGCCTGCTGGAAGTGCTCCATGTCGACCGGCACTGA
- a CDS encoding response regulator: MSTGTDHVPVLVVDDDENLTRTLEDILPLHGFAPLTAQSGSQALTLAQESAQTPPVAVVDLRLPDMDGIDLAVRLHAYSGEMQVVILTGNGTVESAIRALREEECDYLLKPVDPDQLVRTLRTAEGRWRLRQARDELHRTQRLLSAVFDASPLPIAVLNDDLTVRLWNGAAEQVFGVPAAQIIGQSMPQLDHTAEGPSHRLLSGVLQGQRLTSVDLQYRRPDNVVVELRLSAARLADHPDMPGALVAMYEDTTVRRRLETQLHDAQRLDALGRLAGGVAHDFNNLLAVILAEAETGLHEPGLDPVIRSTFESIAATANRGAALTRQLLSFARRQPSEPTTLDLNGIVRDLERTLGRLSGSTVECRTILEPDLWPTVADRGQLEQVLTNLVVNARDAMPEGGVVTIATGNVPDGRPDAAAALATGDWVRLSVTDTGTGIPDEVRARIFEPFFTTKPRGTGTGLGLATCHGIIERFQGLITVDSTMGQGSTFHVYLPRVHQADAPHDVDPVRTEARGTETILLVEDQPRLRAVGNAMLTASGYEVVAAATTAEAIQLADAMQRPPDLVIADLNLPDGNGRDLLVQLRRRFPTIRTLLTSGAADLSEDEIGEHPFLLKPFSLEQFTRTVRDIFDKPA, from the coding sequence ATGTCGACCGGCACTGATCACGTTCCCGTCCTGGTCGTTGACGACGACGAGAACCTGACCCGGACGCTGGAAGACATTCTTCCACTCCACGGGTTCGCACCGCTCACGGCGCAAAGCGGCAGCCAGGCGCTGACCCTGGCCCAGGAGTCGGCGCAGACCCCGCCGGTCGCGGTAGTGGACCTCCGCTTGCCCGACATGGACGGGATCGATCTGGCCGTCCGCCTGCACGCCTATTCCGGGGAGATGCAGGTCGTCATCCTGACCGGCAACGGAACCGTGGAAAGCGCGATTCGTGCGCTGCGCGAGGAGGAATGCGACTACCTGCTCAAGCCGGTGGACCCCGACCAGCTCGTGCGTACCTTGCGTACCGCAGAAGGACGGTGGCGGCTCCGCCAGGCGCGCGACGAGCTCCATCGGACCCAGCGTCTGCTGAGCGCCGTATTCGACGCCTCACCGCTCCCGATCGCTGTCCTGAATGACGATCTGACGGTACGGCTCTGGAATGGCGCCGCAGAACAGGTCTTCGGGGTCCCGGCAGCCCAGATCATCGGTCAGTCCATGCCCCAGCTCGACCATACGGCGGAGGGCCCATCGCATCGGCTGCTGAGCGGTGTGCTGCAGGGGCAGCGACTGACCAGCGTCGACCTGCAGTATCGCCGCCCGGACAACGTGGTCGTCGAGCTGCGCCTGAGCGCGGCACGGCTGGCCGATCACCCCGACATGCCGGGGGCGTTGGTCGCGATGTACGAAGACACCACGGTGCGACGACGCCTGGAGACACAGCTTCATGATGCCCAGCGACTCGACGCCTTGGGCCGCCTGGCGGGGGGTGTCGCCCATGATTTCAACAACCTGCTCGCCGTGATCCTGGCAGAGGCGGAGACCGGACTTCACGAACCTGGGCTCGATCCGGTGATACGGTCCACGTTCGAGAGCATCGCGGCCACGGCGAACCGAGGTGCGGCGCTGACCCGCCAGCTGCTGTCGTTTGCGCGGCGGCAACCCTCCGAGCCAACCACGCTGGACCTGAACGGAATCGTAAGAGATCTCGAGCGCACGCTTGGACGCCTATCGGGCAGCACGGTCGAGTGCCGCACCATCCTGGAGCCCGACCTCTGGCCGACGGTCGCCGACCGCGGCCAGCTCGAGCAGGTCCTCACCAACCTGGTCGTCAATGCGCGCGATGCGATGCCGGAAGGCGGTGTCGTTACCATCGCCACCGGTAATGTTCCAGACGGCCGGCCGGATGCCGCGGCGGCCCTGGCAACCGGCGATTGGGTCCGGCTCTCAGTGACCGATACCGGCACGGGCATCCCGGACGAAGTGCGCGCCCGGATCTTCGAGCCGTTCTTCACCACCAAGCCGCGCGGCACCGGAACCGGACTCGGGCTCGCCACGTGCCACGGAATCATCGAGCGGTTCCAGGGTCTGATCACGGTCGACTCCACCATGGGCCAGGGCTCCACCTTCCACGTCTACCTGCCGCGTGTGCACCAAGCTGATGCACCGCACGACGTCGATCCGGTCCGGACCGAGGCTCGAGGAACCGAGACCATCCTGCTGGTCGAGGACCAGCCCCGGCTCCGCGCGGTCGGCAACGCGATGCTTACGGCCAGCGGCTACGAGGTGGTGGCGGCCGCCACTACCGCCGAAGCGATCCAGCTCGCCGACGCGATGCAGCGCCCGCCGGATCTGGTCATTGCAGACCTCAACCTGCCCGATGGTAACGGCCGAGACCTCCTGGTCCAGCTCCGGCGCCGCTTCCCGACGATCCGTACCCTGCTGACGTCCGGGGCAGCCGACCTCAGCGAGGACGAGATCGGCGAGCACCCCTTCCTGCTCAAACCGTTCTCGCTGGAGCAGTTCACTCGTACGGTGCGTGACATCTTCGACAAGCCTGCGTAG
- a CDS encoding DUF1611 domain-containing protein, translating to MDTPRYLIIADGNFHPLESKTANSVIRYHPSRVVAVLDRRTAGKTVQDVLGFGGATPIVASIEEGLAFKPTAVMIGIAPAGGRLPDEWKGWLIKSLDAGADLVSGLHTFLSDDPDLSAQAARLGRSIYDARKAPANLPIAAGEARLVDPFVVLTVGTDCNVGKMTAQLQLVDGLKARGLRTRFVATGQTGIFIEGWGTAVDAVVADFIAGAAEDLVLRGAKDADIVLVEGQGSINHPGYSGVTLGLLHGSCPDAMILCHQATRLHIGEYRTTPWLKIPPLSRYVELYEMLGSAVHPTKVVGICLNTYDLNEADARKACQAASDETGLPATDPVRFDPAPLLNALVRERENYLERRAR from the coding sequence ATGGATACCCCCCGCTACCTGATCATTGCTGACGGCAACTTCCACCCCCTCGAATCCAAGACCGCGAACTCTGTGATCCGGTATCACCCCTCTCGGGTGGTTGCCGTGCTGGATCGGCGGACTGCGGGGAAAACCGTTCAGGATGTGTTGGGGTTCGGTGGTGCCACGCCGATCGTCGCCTCGATCGAAGAGGGCCTGGCCTTCAAGCCGACGGCGGTGATGATCGGGATTGCCCCGGCGGGCGGGCGGTTGCCGGATGAGTGGAAGGGCTGGCTGATCAAGTCGCTCGATGCAGGTGCCGATCTCGTCAGCGGCCTCCACACCTTCCTGTCCGATGACCCGGATCTCTCGGCGCAGGCCGCGCGGCTGGGTCGGTCGATCTACGACGCCCGGAAGGCGCCGGCAAACCTGCCGATCGCAGCCGGCGAGGCTCGGCTGGTCGATCCTTTCGTCGTGCTGACCGTCGGAACCGACTGCAATGTCGGCAAGATGACAGCGCAGCTGCAACTGGTCGACGGCCTCAAGGCGCGGGGGCTGCGCACCCGGTTCGTTGCCACCGGCCAGACCGGCATCTTCATCGAGGGATGGGGCACTGCGGTCGACGCCGTAGTCGCCGACTTCATTGCGGGTGCGGCCGAGGATCTCGTGCTCCGGGGTGCCAAGGACGCAGATATCGTTCTGGTCGAGGGCCAGGGCAGTATCAATCACCCCGGCTACTCGGGCGTGACGCTCGGTCTGCTGCACGGGTCCTGCCCCGATGCCATGATTCTCTGCCATCAGGCCACCCGGTTGCACATCGGCGAGTACCGGACGACTCCCTGGCTCAAGATCCCGCCGCTGTCGCGGTACGTCGAGCTCTACGAGATGCTCGGCTCGGCAGTACACCCGACCAAGGTGGTGGGCATCTGCCTCAATACCTACGACCTCAATGAAGCGGACGCGCGGAAGGCCTGCCAGGCCGCCAGCGACGAGACCGGTCTGCCAGCGACCGATCCGGTCCGATTCGATCCGGCGCCGTTGCTCAATGCGCTGGTGCGTGAGCGGGAGAACTACCTGGAACGTCGCGCGCGCTGA
- a CDS encoding PspA/IM30 family protein, whose protein sequence is MGIFERFSTMLRSNINDLISRAENPEKMLNQLILDMKTQLAKAKQEAAGAIADEKKLQADAEALKKQAEDWERRAMLAVQEGRDDLAKQALMRYNEALQGAQQLHETWVKHRADTENLKLQLRQLHDKIEEAKRKKNILVARAKRAEAQQRIQQTMSGMSDKSAFESFDRMTEKIESIERKALAAAELQQEFEGDDLTQQFKQLEYHGSSDQQLIELKAKMGLLKGGSDEAKKLGRGEAVVDDPEVLEDDGR, encoded by the coding sequence ATGGGTATCTTCGAACGTTTTTCGACCATGCTGCGGTCGAACATCAACGACCTCATCAGTCGGGCTGAGAATCCCGAGAAGATGTTGAATCAGTTGATTCTCGACATGAAAACGCAGTTGGCCAAAGCCAAGCAGGAAGCAGCGGGTGCCATCGCGGACGAGAAGAAGCTGCAGGCCGACGCCGAGGCGCTCAAGAAGCAGGCGGAGGACTGGGAGCGTCGCGCCATGCTGGCGGTTCAAGAGGGTCGTGACGACCTCGCCAAGCAGGCGCTGATGCGCTACAACGAAGCCCTGCAGGGTGCGCAGCAATTGCACGAGACCTGGGTCAAGCATCGGGCCGATACCGAAAACCTGAAGCTCCAGCTTCGCCAGCTTCACGACAAGATCGAGGAAGCCAAGCGGAAGAAGAACATCCTGGTGGCCCGGGCCAAGCGTGCCGAGGCGCAGCAGCGGATTCAGCAGACCATGTCCGGCATGTCGGACAAGAGCGCCTTCGAGTCCTTCGATCGGATGACCGAAAAAATCGAGTCGATCGAACGTAAGGCGCTTGCGGCCGCCGAACTGCAACAGGAGTTCGAGGGCGACGACCTGACCCAGCAGTTCAAGCAGCTCGAGTACCACGGGTCCTCCGACCAGCAGCTGATCGAACTCAAGGCCAAAATGGGACTGCTCAAGGGCGGGTCCGATGAGGCCAAGAAGCTCGGTCGGGGCGAGGCGGTCGTCGACGATCCGGAAGTGCTCGAGGACGATGGCCGGTAA